From a single Desulfovibrio legallii genomic region:
- a CDS encoding ACP S-malonyltransferase, which yields MNQPILLFPGQGAQLPGMGRDLADADAEAMDLWKQAERCSGLPLREIYWEGDEAAMSDTRALQPALTVVGLNLWRAVAGRVHPCGAAGHSLGEYSALAAADVLSPQSVLEITALRGRLMAEADPQGLGGMAAILKLEQPQVEALVEESLAETAGPLRIANYNTPAQFVVSGAKAAVTLACSKAKEHKGRGLELKVSGAFHSPLLAEANKELAIQLRKAVWRKPRFPVYSNVTGKAVRDGESARETLLQQMTSPVLWIDVVRHQYADGARRWLELGPKALLGKMVAPCLSGLAEPAQLQIDLVSDGESAAALEN from the coding sequence ATGAACCAGCCCATTCTGCTTTTTCCCGGCCAAGGGGCGCAACTGCCCGGTATGGGACGCGACTTGGCCGACGCCGACGCCGAGGCCATGGACCTTTGGAAACAGGCCGAACGCTGCAGCGGGCTGCCCCTGCGCGAGATATACTGGGAAGGCGACGAAGCCGCCATGAGCGACACGCGCGCCCTGCAGCCCGCCCTCACCGTGGTGGGGCTGAACCTCTGGCGCGCCGTGGCCGGTCGCGTGCACCCCTGCGGGGCCGCGGGGCACAGCCTGGGCGAATACAGCGCCCTGGCCGCCGCCGATGTGCTCAGCCCCCAAAGCGTGCTGGAAATCACCGCCCTGCGCGGCCGCCTCATGGCCGAGGCCGATCCTCAGGGGCTGGGCGGCATGGCCGCCATCCTCAAGCTGGAACAGCCGCAGGTGGAAGCCCTGGTGGAAGAAAGCCTGGCCGAAACCGCGGGCCCTCTGCGCATCGCCAACTACAATACCCCCGCGCAGTTTGTGGTCAGCGGGGCCAAAGCCGCCGTGACCCTGGCCTGCAGCAAGGCCAAAGAACACAAGGGGCGCGGCCTGGAGCTCAAGGTCAGCGGGGCCTTTCACAGTCCCCTGCTGGCCGAGGCCAATAAAGAGCTGGCCATACAGCTGCGCAAGGCCGTGTGGCGCAAGCCCCGCTTCCCGGTGTACAGCAACGTCACGGGCAAGGCCGTGCGGGACGGCGAAAGCGCGCGGGAAACCCTGCTGCAGCAGATGACCTCTCCTGTGCTCTGGATCGACGTCGTGCGTCATCAGTACGCCGACGGCGCGCGCCGCTGGCTGGAGCTGGGCCCCAAGGCCCTGCTGGGCAAGATGGTGGCCCCCTGCCTGAGCGGCCTGGCCGAGCCAGCCCAGTTGCAGATCGACCTGGTCAGCGACGGCGAAAGCGCCGCCGCCCTGGAAAACTGA
- a CDS encoding MlaE family ABC transporter permease — protein sequence MTALSPTAPLRALGRASLHGLQALGGTALFLLEGIAQIFSGSKILPRTLQQIYVIGSKSLFLILLIGIFCGMVLGLQGYYTLVQFGSVAMLGSAVSLTLIRELGPVLTAIMLTGRAGSSMAAEIGVMRITDQIDALDVMDINSMGYLVSPRLLASLISFPLLTAIFDVIGILGGYLTGVLMLGINEGTYFYRMAFSVTATDVSGGFVKSVVFGLLVATICCRQGYYANRRRDSMGPEAVGNATTSAVVISCVLILAADYVITSFLL from the coding sequence ATGACGGCACTTTCCCCCACCGCCCCCTTGCGCGCCCTGGGCCGCGCCAGCCTGCACGGTCTGCAGGCTCTTGGCGGCACGGCTCTGTTTCTGCTGGAAGGTATTGCCCAGATCTTTTCCGGCAGCAAAATTCTGCCGCGCACCCTGCAGCAGATCTACGTTATCGGCTCAAAATCTCTGTTTCTCATTTTGCTCATCGGCATTTTCTGCGGCATGGTGCTGGGGCTACAGGGCTACTACACCCTGGTGCAGTTCGGCTCTGTGGCCATGCTGGGCTCCGCCGTATCTCTGACCCTCATCCGTGAACTGGGGCCCGTGCTCACGGCCATCATGCTCACCGGGCGGGCAGGCTCCTCCATGGCGGCGGAAATCGGCGTCATGCGCATCACGGACCAGATCGACGCCCTGGACGTCATGGACATCAATTCCATGGGGTATCTGGTCAGCCCGCGGCTGCTGGCCTCGCTTATCTCCTTCCCGCTGCTCACAGCCATATTTGACGTCATCGGCATTTTGGGCGGCTACCTCACGGGCGTGCTCATGCTGGGCATCAACGAGGGCACCTACTTCTACCGCATGGCCTTTTCCGTCACGGCTACAGACGTCAGCGGCGGTTTTGTCAAGTCTGTGGTCTTCGGCCTGCTGGTGGCCACCATCTGCTGCCGCCAGGGCTACTATGCCAACCGGCGGCGCGACAGCATGGGGCCGGAAGCCGTAGGCAACGCCACCACCTCGGCGGTAGTCATTTCCTGCGTACTCATTCTGGCGGCAGACTACGTCATCACCTCCTTTTTGCTCTGA
- a CDS encoding SPOR domain-containing protein — MAGPVRKPRVRSAGGAPEKERRFALRLSLPVAGLLAAVLVVAVGWSFFMGYMVGRGQNPEQRVEQLTGLGGAPAAPAAEKTPARPLADTPLRDAAQTDTASKATPDAAPDPEQATAAGPKQDTAAARPAAPSGPTTPPKADAGKSKGPAAPQPPAKNAYPFARPSGGGLAAWGIKPGQEAPAQTDTAAPAVTGAVPAKSAPAAQGQSRPQTAQPLYDFVFQAAAFNNAGDADKLRSRLEGRGLRTGLQTRGKLRLVLINLRGTDLDAANLREELQRMHLGAPLLKSKKAVAGKSRKSGR; from the coding sequence ATGGCCGGTCCAGTACGTAAACCCAGGGTCCGCTCCGCGGGCGGCGCGCCGGAAAAGGAGCGTCGCTTCGCCCTGCGCCTGTCCCTGCCCGTGGCGGGCCTGCTGGCCGCCGTGCTGGTGGTGGCCGTGGGCTGGTCCTTCTTTATGGGCTATATGGTGGGGCGCGGACAAAACCCCGAACAGCGCGTGGAGCAGCTTACCGGCCTGGGCGGCGCGCCGGCCGCGCCGGCGGCGGAAAAGACGCCGGCACGCCCCTTGGCGGACACTCCTTTAAGGGATGCGGCCCAAACGGATACGGCCTCCAAGGCGACGCCGGACGCCGCCCCAGATCCGGAGCAGGCGACCGCTGCAGGCCCGAAACAAGATACGGCTGCTGCTCGGCCGGCGGCCCCCAGCGGCCCGACGACGCCCCCCAAGGCGGATGCCGGCAAAAGCAAAGGCCCCGCAGCCCCACAGCCCCCCGCCAAAAACGCCTACCCTTTTGCCAGGCCCAGCGGCGGCGGTCTGGCGGCCTGGGGCATCAAGCCCGGCCAGGAGGCCCCCGCGCAGACGGACACGGCGGCCCCCGCCGTTACAGGCGCTGTCCCGGCCAAAAGCGCACCTGCCGCCCAGGGCCAGTCCCGCCCGCAGACGGCGCAGCCTCTTTACGATTTTGTGTTCCAGGCGGCAGCCTTCAATAATGCGGGCGATGCGGACAAACTGCGCTCGCGTTTGGAAGGCCGGGGCCTGCGTACAGGCCTGCAAACGCGCGGCAAACTGCGGCTGGTGCTGATCAACCTGCGCGGCACGGACCTGGACGCCGCCAACCTGCGGGAAGAACTCCAGCGCATGCACCTGGGCGCGCCGCTGCTCAAGTCCAAAAAGGCCGTTGCGGGCAAAAGCCGCAAATCCGGCCGCTGA
- the ruvC gene encoding crossover junction endodeoxyribonuclease RuvC, protein MQPVTLSGPVTVIGIDPGSQRTGWGVVSEVSGVLRLVDCGVVRTAAVGSEFCDRLAKIYRDLDGILARLRPQEAAIEQVFTAKNAASALKLGQARGVAVAACAAHGLPIRDYEPTLVKKSLVGTGRAEKEQVAFMVRRLLNVKEADSPWALDTSDALAVALCHLTMRRFAARVALSKKAEKAPL, encoded by the coding sequence GTGCAGCCCGTAACGCTCAGCGGCCCAGTAACGGTCATCGGCATAGACCCCGGCTCTCAGCGCACGGGCTGGGGCGTGGTCAGCGAAGTTTCCGGCGTTCTGCGACTGGTGGATTGCGGCGTGGTGCGCACTGCGGCGGTGGGCAGCGAATTTTGCGACCGGCTGGCTAAAATTTACCGGGATCTGGACGGCATTCTTGCCCGTCTGCGCCCTCAGGAGGCCGCCATTGAGCAGGTTTTTACGGCCAAAAACGCGGCCAGCGCCCTGAAGCTGGGCCAGGCCAGAGGCGTGGCCGTGGCGGCCTGCGCGGCACACGGGCTGCCCATCCGCGACTACGAACCCACATTGGTCAAAAAATCCCTGGTGGGCACGGGCCGGGCCGAAAAAGAACAGGTGGCCTTTATGGTCCGGCGGCTGCTCAACGTCAAAGAAGCCGACAGCCCCTGGGCTCTGGACACCTCCGACGCCCTGGCCGTGGCCCTGTGCCATCTGACCATGCGCCGTTTTGCCGCCCGTGTGGCACTGAGCAAAAAAGCGGAGAAAGCCCCCCTGTAA
- a CDS encoding 23S rRNA (pseudouridine(1915)-N(3))-methyltransferase RlmH, with protein MSGKPLRCVFVGRVKTNFWKDAAAHYTARIARWRRLDCTEVRDGSGDLPPEQRNAQEGRRLLEALEPQDLPLVLDERGERLTSPQWAELLRRMDTEARGRPCFLVGGAWGLDPTVRDRACRILRLSDLTLPHELARVVLLEQLYRAECILRKVPYHH; from the coding sequence ATGTCGGGAAAGCCTTTACGCTGTGTCTTTGTGGGCAGGGTCAAGACAAATTTCTGGAAGGACGCCGCTGCCCATTATACGGCGCGTATTGCCCGTTGGCGACGTCTGGACTGCACTGAGGTGCGCGACGGTTCCGGCGACCTGCCGCCGGAGCAGCGAAATGCTCAGGAGGGGCGCCGTCTGCTGGAGGCCCTAGAACCCCAGGACCTCCCGCTGGTGCTGGACGAGCGGGGGGAACGGCTGACCTCGCCCCAATGGGCGGAACTGTTGCGTCGTATGGATACAGAAGCGCGGGGACGCCCCTGTTTTCTGGTGGGCGGAGCTTGGGGGCTGGACCCCACGGTACGCGATCGAGCCTGCCGCATACTCCGCCTGTCGGATCTGACCCTGCCCCATGAACTGGCCAGGGTGGTTTTGCTGGAGCAACTCTACCGCGCCGAGTGCATCTTACGCAAGGTGCCGTATCACCATTAA
- a CDS encoding L-threonylcarbamoyladenylate synthase, with protein MASQHGYVDSDVTASALCLRNGGILIYPTETFFALGCMADQAAAVDMLYQIKGRPVHKPLPLLAADTTQVDRVALLTAMPIGLEQFWPGPLTVLLPARPGLPASLVNPDGQVAVRVTPHTLAATLALEAGGALTATSANLSGGKPAQRAKDLDPRLLAALGGLALHGRAGRLLRGGPSPEGTLPSTVVAPLGPDQGRALRLIRPGRISMAALAAAGFTVLTDD; from the coding sequence ATGGCTTCCCAACACGGTTATGTAGATTCCGACGTAACGGCGTCGGCCCTCTGCCTGCGCAACGGCGGCATTCTCATATATCCCACAGAAACGTTTTTCGCTTTGGGCTGCATGGCCGATCAGGCCGCGGCCGTGGACATGCTCTACCAGATCAAAGGACGCCCCGTCCACAAACCCTTGCCCCTGCTGGCCGCCGACACCACCCAGGTGGACCGCGTGGCCCTGCTCACGGCCATGCCCATAGGGCTTGAGCAATTCTGGCCCGGCCCTCTTACCGTGCTGCTGCCCGCCCGTCCCGGCCTGCCCGCGTCCCTGGTTAACCCCGACGGACAGGTGGCCGTGCGGGTGACCCCGCACACATTGGCGGCCACCCTGGCTCTGGAGGCCGGTGGAGCGCTCACAGCCACCAGCGCCAACCTCAGTGGCGGCAAGCCCGCGCAACGCGCCAAAGACCTGGACCCCCGCCTGCTGGCCGCCCTGGGCGGACTGGCCCTCCATGGCCGTGCGGGGCGGCTGCTGCGCGGCGGCCCGTCCCCGGAAGGCACGCTGCCTTCCACCGTGGTGGCGCCCTTGGGGCCTGACCAAGGCCGTGCCTTGCGCCTGATCCGCCCCGGCCGGATCAGCATGGCTGCGCTTGCCGCTGCGGGGTTTACCGTGCTGACGGACGACTGA
- the argS gene encoding arginine--tRNA ligase has translation MRATETLRTALKAIVEEEGLPWPTKTVIEPPREARHGDLSTNLALLLAKEAKANPRDLARNLAEKLLARCPDVAAAEAAGPGFCNVTFSPAYWHGVVRAVEAEGAAYGESAAGGGRKVLLEYVSANPTGPLHVGHGRGAAVGDSLARLLRRAGYHVDTEYYINDAGRQMRLLGLSVWLRAQELAGRPVTWPEEYYKGDYIIDIAREMLAADPGLVDLPDAQGQDVCYEKAMTDILNGIKADLREFRVEHQRWFSEKTLVEGGAVAAAFDALTKAGYTYEKDGAFWFATQKLGDDKDRVLRKSDGSLTYFASDIAYHHDKYARGYQWCIDVWGADHHGYVPRMRAAVTAMGRPQEDFDVVLIQLVNLLRDGKPVSMSTRAGTFETLADVLKEVGVDAARFMFLSRKSDSPLDFDLELVKQRSLDNPVYYVQYAHARISAVLRRAAERGVRLPDAVTAADLTPLDTPEDLALLRKAAGFEDMLTAAARNLGVHHVSHYLTELAGLLHSYYARHQVLLPDDAPRSLARLALLRAVAQVLRNGLDVLGVSAPESM, from the coding sequence ATGCGCGCCACAGAAACCCTGCGCACGGCCCTCAAGGCCATTGTTGAAGAAGAAGGCCTGCCCTGGCCCACCAAAACCGTCATTGAGCCCCCGCGCGAGGCCAGACACGGCGACCTTTCCACCAACCTGGCCTTGCTCCTGGCCAAGGAGGCCAAGGCCAATCCGCGCGATCTGGCCCGGAATCTGGCCGAAAAACTGCTGGCGCGCTGCCCGGACGTGGCCGCCGCCGAAGCCGCCGGACCGGGTTTCTGCAACGTGACTTTCAGCCCGGCATACTGGCACGGAGTGGTGCGCGCCGTGGAGGCCGAAGGCGCGGCCTACGGCGAAAGCGCGGCGGGCGGCGGGCGCAAGGTGCTGCTGGAGTACGTTTCGGCCAATCCCACGGGGCCGCTGCACGTGGGGCACGGGCGCGGGGCCGCCGTGGGCGACAGCCTGGCCCGGCTCCTGCGCAGGGCGGGCTACCATGTGGATACGGAATATTATATCAACGACGCTGGCCGCCAGATGCGCCTGCTGGGCCTTTCGGTCTGGCTGCGGGCACAGGAGCTGGCGGGCCGCCCCGTCACCTGGCCGGAAGAGTATTACAAGGGCGACTACATCATCGACATCGCCCGTGAGATGCTCGCCGCCGACCCCGGCCTGGTGGACCTGCCTGACGCACAGGGTCAGGACGTGTGCTATGAAAAAGCCATGACGGACATCCTCAACGGCATCAAGGCCGATTTGCGGGAGTTCCGGGTGGAGCACCAGCGCTGGTTCTCTGAAAAGACTCTGGTGGAAGGCGGGGCCGTGGCCGCGGCTTTTGACGCCCTAACCAAGGCGGGCTATACCTACGAAAAGGACGGGGCCTTCTGGTTCGCCACCCAGAAGCTGGGGGACGACAAGGACCGGGTGCTGCGCAAGTCCGACGGCAGCCTCACCTACTTCGCCTCGGACATCGCCTACCATCACGACAAGTATGCCCGCGGCTATCAGTGGTGCATTGACGTCTGGGGCGCGGACCACCACGGCTACGTGCCGCGCATGCGCGCCGCCGTCACCGCCATGGGACGGCCGCAGGAAGATTTTGACGTGGTGCTCATCCAGCTGGTCAACCTGCTGCGCGACGGCAAGCCCGTGAGCATGTCCACGCGCGCGGGCACCTTTGAAACTCTGGCGGACGTGCTCAAGGAAGTAGGCGTGGACGCGGCGCGCTTCATGTTCCTTTCGCGCAAGAGCGACAGCCCTCTGGATTTCGACCTGGAGCTGGTCAAACAACGCAGCCTGGACAACCCCGTGTACTATGTGCAGTACGCCCATGCCCGCATCAGCGCCGTGCTGCGCCGCGCTGCGGAACGGGGCGTGCGCCTGCCCGACGCCGTGACGGCTGCGGACCTGACCCCGCTGGACACGCCCGAAGATCTGGCCCTGCTGCGCAAAGCCGCCGGGTTTGAAGACATGCTCACGGCGGCGGCCCGCAACTTGGGCGTGCACCATGTGAGCCACTACCTTACGGAACTGGCCGGTCTGCTGCACAGCTACTACGCCAGACACCAGGTGCTGCTGCCCGACGATGCCCCCCGCAGCCTGGCCCGCCTGGCCCTGCTGCGCGCCGTGGCCCAGGTGCTGCGCAACGGCCTGGACGTGTTGGGCGTAAGCGCGCCGGAAAGCATGTAG